ctcatacgtgattttactgttttatgacttgcggggatggttagttcgggatttggaagggttcgggttgaaatcagaacacttggttccttaagttggccttaaaaggctaagtttgacttcggtcaacattttgagtaaatgacctcagaatcgggattgacagtttcaataagttcgtatgataatttcaaaCTTAGGTGTATGTTCAGATGGGGTTTAgcatgacccgggagcgtttcggcgtctaatagtgaaagttggttctttgaaggtttttgaagttctttaaacttggtttgaagtaggttttggtgatatcgaggtccaaatggaattccgagactaggaatagttctgtaatgtcatttaagacttgcacgcaaaatttggggtatgattcttggttttgttgttgttttacgagttttgagagttcgagcaagtccgtattatgtttatagacttgttggtatgtttgggcgggacCCCTGGGGCCTCGGGTGCCAATCGGACTTGGCACGGACCGAATTTGGACTTGGATGGACAGCTGAAGCACCAGGTTTCTGGTGTAATCATACCTGCAGAGGGCTAGCCGCAGgtacgagctcgcagaagcaacgCAGGCCAGGCTGCACAGAGTTCGCAGAAGCGGCAaggtgaccgcacctgcggaagcgtAGGTGCGAAGAGGGCGATCGCAGAAGCGTaaaggggtcgcaggtgcgacaaacgTGCCGCAGAAGCGATCTCCCACTCACAGAAGCAAACCTAGTCAGCTCAGGCCCCTCTGCAGAAGCGGAccttggtccgcagaagcgatgccgcaaatgcgaaaatcgcTGAGCCAGACCACTTCATTTAATACGAGACTTgggcatttttgctcatttcttacacatcttgggggcgattttggagctggttagagaaggattttcatcaactaattgaggtaagtaattcctatcaaatgtgagttaaatacatagtttatgggtagattataacatgtaaattagtaaaaatcttggggtttaggtgaaaacctaagtttttgacaaaatgagatttaaccacgaaatttgttatggaatttagtaaaaatcatatatttgagttcgtgagattatgggtaacaactttcttcgaaattttttggaattcgggcacgtggaaCCGAGGGTGAATTTTATGAATCATGtatttggggttgggtaatcccttcaatagttggaatatgaacttttgaacatgtattgattattttatataatatttgactagttttgagtcATTTTGGCACCGAATTTGGGGGTTTGAGCACAATCTTGGACCAAAacgtaggctttgagacgaggtaagtctcttttccaaccttgtaagaaggaattaaccccataggtgaattaattaatatgtgctcctatttgtggggggctacgtacacacgaggtgatgagagtccgtacgtagctactaattatgctattgtccgggtagtctagaacccatatcatgctatactttAAATGTTTGCACTCTACTTATTAACTAAATTGCTTGAGTCATTTTGAAAATGTATAAAAGAATTGTAAAAAGTTAAATTTCACTCACTTGAAGTCGTGAAGGGGacacttgactgttattgagaatttTGTGTTTCTTTAAAGTATTTTCTTTCGTGGAACGGGCCGAAGGTAgcagatagatgtatctatggttcgtgccgttcgaccatcggcaatgcacagtttaaatattcttatgttggatcgggccgtacgatctcgacataatttgcgcatgataaatctttgaaactatttataattgatattgcttcaatgtcttgagatataaattgttaaatgataaaaattaattcgAGACTTAGTATTTGTGAAAGGATTATTTACTATTTcctgttattgagttttcagtaTCATTCATGTAATCCATGCTTAGTTATAATTCTTACATAATATTGTTAGCTCAttgtaagtgtcaaagtcgacccctagtcactacttcttcgaggttagactggatacttactgggcacatattgtttatgtactcacgttaTACTTCTGCACTCAAATGTGCAGGATGTGAGGCATGTGCATCTGGGTATTAGTCTGGCGCGCACGCTTGACCCCCTGGTACGAGACTACACTGTGAGCTGCCTTTCCGAACCGTTCTGCAGTAGCCAGAGTCTTTCTTTTGTTATTgctctgtctatttcatttcaaacAGTAGAGTAGTAATCTTTTCTATATTCTACTAGTAACCCATActcttgtgacaccaagtcttggcacacactaatAGACTTGTGCTCTTGGTTTATTTCATGGTTATGAATGCACTCAGttgctttcgttttatttattttaaatctgTGTTTTTCTTAATTCTTTTAAATTAAGGAAaaaaatttaattacttggaaatttattaaaaagagaaATCACGTGGCTAGTtcattgttggcttacctagcgtcGATGATGGGCGCCCTCACGACCTATTAtaaaatttgggtcatgacatcccAGCGACGTACTGTAGAttgtgctcggattcagctactagTAGAGACTTGATGTATAACTGCACGACattcgtagttctgaagtccccttctactttattttagttgtgtgctttctttcagacaactttattttattcagacccttgtttgtattattttagaagttcgtgcacttgtgacaccagattcagggatATATTTGGATGGTTCATTTGTTATGGTCTTccacactttatttcagtaatgaacttctgtttaatttaatttattttaaaatgataaaaattattCTAACCTTGGCTTACCTagtaagtaaaatgttaggcgccatcacgatcctgaaagtgagaatttcggatcgtgacataaattaatataattttatttaaacACCGACTACACGTAAATTTTTACCCGCAAAAAAAAAGCATATACTGCCTCAATTCTATGTGTGTGTATAGCCTGCATCACCCGCAACTTGGTACATGCGCTGGAGAGAACTGAATAGTTTTAGGTAGATggacaataacaacaataataattacacttcaattaaaaattaatttgaatCTCATATGAATTCTTCCTATCTATTTTGCAGAAAAGAATAATTATGTAGGTATTCACATAGAGATTCTAAAATAACTCTATTGCACACTTCATTTTATAAATTTTCAATAAGGCACTTGTAAAACGCATTTGGAAACACCTCCATAACTAAGTATATTAAATTTATCACTAGAAACATATGAAAATTTCTCTAGAATCAGCAAGAATATAAAGTAAATTATTACTCCAGCAGAACTAAACCTTATTTAGCAGAGCACCTAGTTCACCTTTGGCGCGTTTCACAGAAAATTCACAATAAAATCATAAATTGATTGAGACATGCTTTTAGAATAATCTAAGAGTAGATGTTAACATATTGCATGTCAAAAAGAAAATTTGTGTTGTAGCATCTGATCATCAAAATAAGATTTTGGGGAAAGAGAAGCGTAATAAGACAGTTTTTAGATGAATAAGTTATATACAATACCTATAAAAAAAATTTACATTATCAAATCATTTTTACCCGTTATAGTACGTAGATACCTATAGTTTGTAGATATCCTTTCCGTAATCTAATAGCACAAAATATTCTTTATACattgtatataacttaaactccaCTATAACTTACTAatccaaaagaaaagaaatatacATACACAAACAATGAGACTGAAATATTTAGATGCAAATAAAAATTGTACTTTCTCATTACTTTTCATGTCTAAGAAATAGGAGtactattttaaaaaataataatcttTTACCTTTTTATGCTTTCCTTCAAATTTTACAAACTTTCTATACCTATATATAGTTCTAGTTCTTCTTTTGTCTAATCTTTTAGTGTGGGATTCCAAAACccaattatataaatatattatgaGCTGTCCTTTTCTGGTACAAAAATATATAtgtacttttctttttcttttccttttcctcgTCAAAAtaagaaatataaaaaattagaGTCAGGATGGAAAATATATGCATCATATTATCAAAGCTTATACAAGGAATGGAGATAATATATATAAGGTCTATCTTTTTTTATAAAACTATATTTTTTGTGCCTTGGCCTACTTTCTTGAATAATTGGAAAACTAAAATGAAAGGACTAAATAAAATAGAGTTGGActatatatataaacaaaatgAAAAACAAAACCTTAGCAATTAAAggacaaaaaggaaaaaagaacaaCAACAACTCCAGAAACAAgtttttctaaatatattgtctGCTAAAATCTTGAAGAAGACTTCAAACTACAGCTATCTGCTTCATCAGTTAAAAAATTCTCCTTTCAGACTAAGATACCCTGCAAATTAAACCATCGTATTAAATCAATAAAGATGTCCTTTTATGCATGGGGGGAAATTATTATGGAGAATAACatagaagaaaaataaattaaacaaaaCATTCACAAGCAAGAATATTATGCTACCCTTAGAGATGGATAAAATAATACCAAGTTTGATGGGAGAATTAAGGACTAAGTTTATACTACTCTTAAGTCTAGGATTAAGTTTATATTATGTTTGGTTGACGGTATAAATTTATCCCGGGACAAAATTTATACCATCAACCGAACATAGTATAACTCTAGTATTCAATCGAACATAGTATAAATCTAATACCACACTTTATCCTATCTTATCGCACCTTATACCGCATAGCAAACAACCCCTTAAGAGTCAACAGAAATGAAAGGATGCACATACAAACACACAGACACAAAGGTATATTTAATACTCCCTCATAGAATCTTTAAGTTTTTtagtaaaatttatatatttataaaCTATATAAAAACatgttataataattaataattcaaaatattttaaaaacatTTGAATAATAACGGTCAAAGAGACagaaaattttccctagaataAGCAAGGATATAAACCAAATTATTGCTGAAGCAGAATTAAACCTTACTAATTAATTAGCAGAGCACTTGGTTCACCTTATATAGAGTGAGACATTCTTGGAATAACCTAATAGTACTAACTTTTACCTGTACTTTTTTGTGCTTTCCTTTTGTCGTCCTTGAACTTTTCACCTTTTCTTGAAAGTCACTGAAAATTTCCAGCACTTGCAAAACCCTGCTTGCtttgctgttgttgctgttgctcTCTTTGGCTACTAAATCCCCCACTCATACTTCTTCTTACTATCTCTCCAACTCCAAGGAAATCTCTAGTTAACTGTTTCTTCTGTAGTGGTAATTGGTGCTGTTGCTGCTCAAAGTTCAACTTGGTTGCTTTGTTGTATCCTCCTCCATAGTCATTTTGGTCATGTCCATAAGCATTGAAAACATTCACAATGTCACCGGTCGGACCTACGTACAAAGGGTAGTCAGTCGAACATCCTTAGTAGAAAGTTTTATTGtgtatatactatgtatatagttTCAAATATTACTTCTTATATTTAATAGAAGAATTGACCTAAATAGCCGTCCATCTAACCACTTAAACGAAAAATAATCAGTAGAtttataatatatatgtataattcatatataatatgtatTAATTAATATGTGTATAACCAGGTATAACCCGcgtataatctatatataccgACACGAAAAAGTAAATAGTGAATTTGGTCGGCTATTTTTGTAAAGACCCCTATTAGATATTAGATATCCTTACCGAAAAATAGCAAGCTGTTAATATGTGTATAAACATGTATAATAAATGTATAATTTATGCATACAGACTCGAAAAAGTAAATAGTGAATTCGATCGGCTATTTTTGTAAAGACTCCTATTAGATATCCTTACCGAAAAAATAGCCAGTTGTTAATATGTGCATAACCTGGTATAATcactgtataatttatgtatacagACTCAAAAAAGTAAATAGTGAATACGattggctatttgtgtaaagatccctatATTGGACATCCTTACCGAAATTCTTGGCTTCGCCATTGATTTCATGCAAGTGGTTCCCACTATGGTCATATAGGTATAATcagtgtataatatatgtataccgATTCGAAAAAGTAAATAGTGAATTTGAtaagctatttgtgtaaagatccgtATTAAAGATTGGACATCCTTACCGAAATTCCCGGCTTCGCCATTGATTTCAGGCAAGTGGTTCTCACTATGGTCACTGAAAATGTCGCCAAAGTTGACAGCTTGATGATCAGATTTTGTGCCACTAGAGGATGAATTACCACCATTAGTACTATTTCCAAAGGCTTTCAGCAATGAGGCAGTAGTGCTAATATTACTTGTAGTAGATCCAATTTGAGCTGCCTTTTGAAGAAGTGCAGTGGCTGACATTGGTGCAACTGAAGAAGTAGTATTATTAAGATTATGGTTCTGAACTTGTGAACCATAGAGAGAAGGGATTGAACAACTAATATTTTGATCACCCAAAATTCCACTGGGCAAATTGATATTGCCATCATTATTCTGGAAAAAGTTGAGGTTAAACATATTGTTGTTGTGAAAATTTGGGAGTTGCATTAGGCTATGGATTGGTTTAATGTTGGCATAATCTTGATTggattcttgaaagaaaaaggaatTACTAGTACTTGAGCCAATATTGGATGTACCAATGAGGTTGTGATTAGTATTGCCCAAACTCAATTTTTGATCAGAAATTGTGGAATTCTGCATTTTGGAGAAGTTGCCTAAATTTATGTTGCTATTACTTCCATATAAATGGCTGCCAATTGTGCTAAAATTTGGTACTGGATTTCTTGCAGTTTCCTGAGCCAAGGCATCACAAAAAGCTCTGTGTGTGATGAAACTGTCACGCCTGTGTAAAACACAAATGAGATACAACCAATTAATAGAGAAACCATAATATAATTAAGAACTCTTTCAATTAGAAAATAATACGTAAAGTAAAGGctaaagagaagaaaataaaaaattagagACAAATTAGATGAAGTTCGTAGCTGAAATTGAAACGACCAAAACATAAAGACTGGAAAAATTCAAAGCACCCTTGTTAAATCTGATTGCAGTTTAACTTCTATAAACTAACACGTAGAAAACATTTGTACACTATGAGATAATTCGTAATTACAAGTAATGTTAATTGAAGTATAACAAGTGAGAGTAGTAACTTGAAATATAAGACAATTTAAAAAATCAATAGTAATAGTGTAATTTTTTAAAACTGTCAGTATATATAAATTAAGTTAAGTTCAAATTATACTAATTAATGACAATGACAATCATATGTTTTTAATGAGATTGTCACATATAACCTGTCATTCTCTCTCGTAGAATAACTAAAACAAATTGTAGAACCTatagcaaataatacaagaatgtCTTTAGCTAGTCTAAGTAAAAACTTCACTTTTACCATACATTGAATTTACTGAAACTCgtcatggaaattgacttgaaagtGGGCTCAAGTTTAAAGAGTGGTCCCATTCTAAAAATGACGAAACTGGTCAATTTGACCAAGGAGAAAGATATTGTAGATCAAAAGCTACTTAAGGACAAAATTTGGAGATAAAAATGAAGTTAAAAATGCATTTACATTCAATATATTCAAGCTATCTGGCCATGTCATTGTCAAATTAATGTTGTTGGGAGAACATCA
This region of Nicotiana tomentosiformis chromosome 4, ASM39032v3, whole genome shotgun sequence genomic DNA includes:
- the LOC104098193 gene encoding protein indeterminate-domain 5, chloroplastic-like isoform X2 — protein: MATNRFLCEVCNKGFQREQNLQLHRRGHNLPWKLKQKNTKEVVKRKVYLCPEITCVHHETSRALGDLTGIKKHYFRKHGEKKFKCEKCSKKYAVQSDWKAHTKTCGTREYKCDCGTIFSRRDSFITHRAFCDALAQETARNPVPNFSTIGSHLYGSNSNINLGNFSKMQNSTISDQKLSLGNTNHNLIGTSNIGSSTSNSFFFQESNQDYANIKPIHSLMQLPNFHNNNMFNLNFFQNNDGNINLPSGILGDQNISCSIPSLYGSQVQNHNLNNTTSSVAPMSATALLQKAAQIGSTTSNISTTASLLKAFGNSTNGGNSSSSGTKSDHQAVNFGDIFSDHSENHLPEINGEAGNFGPTGDIVNVFNAYGHDQNDYGGGYNKATKLNFEQQQHQLPLQKKQLTRDFLGVGEIVRRSMSGGFSSQREQQQQQQSKQGFASAGNFQ
- the LOC104098193 gene encoding protein indeterminate-domain 5, chloroplastic-like isoform X1; translated protein: MNIQQEVLLQKQQYSLAPSSSMVQTQAQAAPTKKRRNQPGTTPYPDAEVIALSPKTLMATNRFLCEVCNKGFQREQNLQLHRRGHNLPWKLKQKNTKEVVKRKVYLCPEITCVHHETSRALGDLTGIKKHYFRKHGEKKFKCEKCSKKYAVQSDWKAHTKTCGTREYKCDCGTIFSRRDSFITHRAFCDALAQETARNPVPNFSTIGSHLYGSNSNINLGNFSKMQNSTISDQKLSLGNTNHNLIGTSNIGSSTSNSFFFQESNQDYANIKPIHSLMQLPNFHNNNMFNLNFFQNNDGNINLPSGILGDQNISCSIPSLYGSQVQNHNLNNTTSSVAPMSATALLQKAAQIGSTTSNISTTASLLKAFGNSTNGGNSSSSGTKSDHQAVNFGDIFSDHSENHLPEINGEAGNFGPTGDIVNVFNAYGHDQNDYGGGYNKATKLNFEQQQHQLPLQKKQLTRDFLGVGEIVRRSMSGGFSSQREQQQQQQSKQGFASAGNFQ